From one Sus scrofa isolate TJ Tabasco breed Duroc chromosome 9, Sscrofa11.1, whole genome shotgun sequence genomic stretch:
- the PRELP gene encoding prolargin produces MRSSLCWLLPLLLILASAAQGQPTRRPRPRPRPRPRPRPRPTPSFPDPHEPSEPTDLPPPLPPGPPSVFPDCPRECYCPSDFPSALYCDSRNLRKVPVIPSRIHYLYLQNNFITELPVESFKNATGLRWINLDNNRIRKVDQRVLEKLPSLVFLYMEKNQLEEVPSALPRNLEQLRLSQNQISRIPPGVFSKLENLLLLDLQHNKLSDGVFKPDTFQGLKNLMQLNLAHNILRKMPPKVPTAIHQLYLDSNKIETIPNGYFKGFPNLAFIRLNYNKLSDRGLPKNSFNISNLLVLHLSHNKISNVPAINNKLEHLYLNNNSIEKINGTQICPTDLVAFHDFSSDLENVPHLRYLRLDGNYLKPPIPLDLMMCFRLLQSVVI; encoded by the exons ATGAGGTCATCCCTCTGCTGGCTCCTCCCACTTCTCCTCATCTTGGCCTCAGCGGCCCAAGGCCAGCCAACAAGACGACCAAGACCCAGACCAAGGCCCCGGCCAAGACCCAGACCCAGGCCGACACCCAGCTTTCCTGATCCCCATGAGCCATCAGAGCCTACagacctgcctcctcccctcccaccggGCCCGCCATCTGTCTTTCCTGACTGTCCCCGGGAGTGCTACTGCCCCTCTGATTTCCCATCTGCCCTCTACTGTGACAGCCGCAACCTTCGAAAGGTCCCTGTCATCCCGTCCCGCATCCATTACCTCTATCTCCAGAACAACTTCATAACCGAGCTTCCGGTGGAGTCCTTCAAGAATGCCACAGGCCTGAGGTGGATCAACCTGGACAACAACCGCATTCGCAAGGTGGACCAGAGGGTGTTGGAGAAACTGCCCAGCCTGGTGTTCCTCTACATGGAAAAGAACCAGCTCGAAGAGGTGCCCTCAGCCCTGCCCCGGAACCTGGAGCAGCTCAGGCTGAGCCAGAACCAGATCTCCAGAATCCCGCCCGGCGTCTTCAGCAAGCTGGAGAACCTGCTGCTCTTAGATCTCCAGCACAATAAGCTGAGCGACGGCGTCTTCAAACCCGACACCTTCCAGGGCCTTAAGAACCTCATGCAGCTCAACCTGGCCCACAACATCTTAAGAAAGATGCCGCCCAAGGTCCCCACGGCCATTCACCAGCTCTACCTGGACAGCAACAAGATCGAGACCATCCCCAATGGATACTTCAAGGGTTTCCCCAACCTGGCCTTCATTCGCCTCAACTACAACAAGCTTTCAGACAGGGGACTCCCCAAGAACTCCTTTAATATCTCCAACCTGCTCGTGCTCCACCTGTCACACAACAAGATCAGCAACGTGCCTGCCATCAACAACAAGCTGGAGCACCTGTACCTCAACAACAACAGCATCGAGA AAATCAATGGGACCCAGATTTGCCCCACCGATCTAGTCGCCTTCCACGACTTCTCCTCGGATCTGGAGAACGTGCCACACCTCCGCTACCTGCGGCTGGATGGGAACTACCTGAAGCCGCCCATCCCACTGGACCTCATGATGTGCTTCCGCCTGCTGCAGTCCGTGGTCATCTAG
- the OPTC gene encoding opticin precursor: protein MKLLALLSLLALMLQEAGTASLPEKERERGEDRLHRESDSSTALHLGDYTLSPDSHDGVLDLSNYEELMDYGDQLPKVKGASLASPTRASSTQSMKPPRTPPSSPTVARPTALSPPGSPTSHAPGLPTCLVCVCLGSSVYCDDTDLENIPPLPQTTTYLYARFNRINHIRAGDFKGLTKLKRIDLSSNFISSIDDDALLLLPDLQDLILIENQLAALPTLPTAIEVLDVRLNRLRSSGIQPGAFRALEKLQFLYLADNLLDSIPGPLPLSLRSLHLQNNMIETLQRDTFCDPEEHKHTRRQLEDIRLDGNPINLSLFPSAYFCLPRLPIGRFT, encoded by the exons ATGAAGCTCCTGGCTCTCCTGAGCCTGCTGGCCCTGATGCTGCAGGAAGCGGGCACAGCATCCCTcccagagaaggagagggagaggggagaagaccGCCTGCACAGGGAAAGCGATTCTTCCACAGCTCTGCATCTGGGGGACTATACCCTGAGCCCGGACAGCCACGATGGGGTCCTTGACCTGAGCAACTATGAAGAGCTCATGGACTACGGGGACCAGCTCCCGAAG GTTAAAGGGGCCAGCCTGGCTTCGCCAACCAGGGCAAGTTCCACTCAGAGCATGAAGCCTCCAAGGACACCCCCTTCAAGCCCCACAGTGGCCAGGCCTACTGCACTGAGCCCGCCGGGTTCCCCAACCAGCCATG CACCAGGCCTGCCAACCTGTCTGGTGTGCGTGTGCCTTGGTTCCTCCGTGTACTGTGATGATACAGACCTGGAAAacattcctcctcttccccagacAACCACCTACCTGTACGCCCGCTTCAACCGCATCAACCACATCCGAGCTGGAGACTTCAAAGGGCTGA CAAAACTGAAGAGGATTGACCTCTCCAGCAACTTCATCTCCTCCATCGACGATGATGCCCTCCTCCTGCTGCCTGATCTGCAGGACCTGATCCTCATTGAGAACCAGCTGGCGGCACTGCCTACACTGCCCACTGCCATTGAGGTCCTGGACGTCCGCCTGAACCGGCTCCGGAGCTCCGGGATACAGCCTGGAGCCTTCAGG gcaTTGGAGAAGCTGCAGTTCCTCTACCTGGCTGACAACCTGCTGGACTCCATCCCTGGGCCTCTGCCCCTGAGCCTGCGCTCTCTGCACCTGCAG AATAACATGATAGAGACCCTGCAGAGGGACACCTTCTGTGACCCTGAAGAGCACAAACACACCCGGAGGCAGCTGGAAGACATCCGCCTGGATGGCAATCCCATCAACCTGAGCCTCTTCCCCAGCGCCTACTTCTGCCTGCCTCGGCTCCCCATAGGCCGCTTCACCTAG